The following are from one region of the Magallana gigas chromosome 6, xbMagGiga1.1, whole genome shotgun sequence genome:
- the LOC105323556 gene encoding uncharacterized protein, translating into MNSICINNSDIISPLTLTRDEHSIAPCTPMVKRNTKMAEKGATVKIKVRQKNSEGELQEMTCEMNEELAIFLNSPNGDPETKESIVKMIFDTQAPQVEQGPETPDSVLHTAETEDSDQKVHIWSETEEKQLIALRTEMDDAFYKNKNHETLWQKIFENMNSAGIKVTKQQIMNKWRNLKRKYKETIDLNKKTGNEKHEFKYQNEFDNLFGHKASTKAAVSFDSGVNAEESKNKREIDKKATRPKKRSAENLLMKMENMNKEMREQMERHQEEKLRRFDRLLDIIEKQGQK; encoded by the exons ATGAACAGCATTTGTATCAACAATAGTGACATCATTTCACCTTTGACCTTAACCCGCGATGAACACTCGATAGCCCCTTGTACTCCTATGGTAAAGCGAAATACAAAGATGGCGGAGAAGGGTGCAAC AGTTAAAATCAAAGTGAGGCAGAAAAATAGCGAAGGAGAGTTGCAAGAAATGACTTGCGAGATGAATGAAGAATTGGCTATTTTCTTGAATAGCCCAAATGGGg ATCCAGAGACTAAAGAAtcaattgttaaaatgatttttgatacCCAAGCCCCCCAAGTGGAACAAGGTCCTGAAACTCCTGACAGTGTCCTACATACAGCGGAAACAGAAGATAGTGATCAAAAG GTTCACATATGGAGTGAAACTGAAGAAAAGCAGCTAATTGCACTACGAACAGAAATGGATGATGCcttctacaaaaacaaaaatcatgaaaCATTATGGCAAAAGATTTTTGAGAATATGAATTCGGCCGGAATTAAAGTCACCAAGCAGCAGATCATGAATAAGTGGAGAAatctgaaaagaaaatataaagaaaccattgactTAAACAAGAAAACTGGTAATGAGAAGCATGAATTCAAGTaccaaaatgaatttgataatttgtttggACACAAGGCATCAACGAAAGCAGCAGTGTCATTTGACAGTGGTGTAAATGCAGAAGAAAGCAAGAATAAAAGAGAGATTGATAAGAAAGCAACACGACCCAAAAAGCGTTCTGCAGAAAATCTGCTaatgaaaatggaaaatatGAACAAGGAAATGAGAGAACAGATGGAGCGGCATCAGGAGGAAAAGCTCAGACGCTTTGACAGATTGCTTGACATCATTGAAAAACAGGgtcaaaaatga
- the LOC117685092 gene encoding uncharacterized protein, which produces MAENKMLCLYVFESLLDDREDDFSYEYMNFLFQTGAFILQNTKSVSPRITGYVENIIPLFSTDNFRYHYRISKEMFEEILTKIGACLTSKHGGGIEGIPPSKQLLIFMCYMSNKVTMREIGHYFGIGQSTVHVVLKRVNGAFNENLSKIIQWPNFLEQHSIAQDFQLLCGLPDIIGALDGTHIRLSSCIGGDNDYFNRKHYPSIQLQVVVDSDLMLRDIYTGWPGSTHDARVLRNSSLFNNATAGQYFDVNKYIIADSAYPLKAWLITPFKDNGRLNINQRRFNRVLSSARQVVERAIGHLKQRFRRLQEITVHDLEEIIKTIVSGCILHNLCILHHDGVEDFLTIDPNNGNPNNYPNVYPDGRDGIQRRQQLVQGLP; this is translated from the exons ATGGCGGAAAATAAAATGCTATGCCTTTACGTTTTCGAAAGTTTACTGGATGACAGGGAGGATGATTTTTCTTACGAATATATGAACTTTCTATTTCAAACAGGAGCTTTTATCCTCCAAAACACAAAATCTGTGTCACCACGAATAACCGGATACGTTGAAAATATCATTCCATTATTTTCGACAGATAACTTTCGATACCATTATCGAATAAGTAAAGAAATGTTCGAGGAAATCCTAACCAAGATTGGGGCATGCCTTACTTCAAAGCACGGCGGTGGCATCGAAGGGATCCCCCCATCAAAGCAACTTCTTATTTTCATGTGTTACATGTCTAATAAAGTGACAATGCGTGAAATTGGACACTACTTTGGCATAGGACAGTCCACGGTGCATGTTGTGTTGAAAAGAGTGAATGGCGCATTCAATGAAAACTTATCAAAG ATCATACAGTGGCCCAATTTTCTTGAGCAACATAGTATTGCACAAGACTTTCAGCTTCTATGTGGACTTCCAGACATAATTGGTGCCCTGGATGGGACCCACATAAGATTGTCTTCTTGTATTGGTGGAGATAATGACTATTTTAACAGAAAACATTACCCTTCCATACAACTCCAG GTAGTAGTAGATTCTGATTTAATGTTACGGGACATATACACAGGCTGGCCAGGATCAACTCATGACGCTCGTGTACTACGCAATTCAAGTCTCTTTAACAATGCAACTGCTGGACAGTACTTTGATGTGAATAAGTACATAATTGCAGACAGCGCATATCCCTTAAAGGCCTGGTTGATCACTCCATTTAAAGATAATGGCCGTTTGAACATAAATCAAAGAAGGTTTAATCGAGTTTTGTCATCTGCACGCCAAGTTGTAGAGAGGGCTATTGGTCATTTAAAGCAAAGGTTTCGGCGCCTACAAGAAATAACTGTACATGACTTAGAGGAGATAATCAAGACAATTGTATCTGGATGTATATTGCACAATCTTTGTATCTTGCATCACGATGGTGTCGAGGATTTCCTGACAATTGATCCGAACAATGGCAACCCTAATAATTATCCAAATGTGTACCCCGATGGAAGAGATGGAATACAGAGGAGGCAACAACTTGTTCAGGGACTACCATGA